The following are encoded in a window of Impatiens glandulifera chromosome 5, dImpGla2.1, whole genome shotgun sequence genomic DNA:
- the LOC124940256 gene encoding pentatricopeptide repeat-containing protein At1g63080, mitochondrial-like isoform X2, translating to MVIRKQLCSNCYLLFRPHTKCLSSATVESSFNDIETQIRSLCDKSSPRLEDALLLFNQAVEIHGLPSESTCDFLLQTFSQSRKYNMVINVYNKMKGIQVFRSIISLQVLIKFFLHSNKPDFSFGVLGTMVKCGFQVNTYCINVVLNGLCRNGDTSRAVKVFNEWCRGSVLPDVITFSTLMNGLCKEGRMGEAIDLFDDMKLKGINPDVITFTTLMNGLCINDRMREAMDLFDDMRLKGLNPNVLTYNTLMNGLCKEGRMGEAMYLFDDMKLKGMNPNVSTYNTLMNGLCKEGRMGEAMYLFDDMKLKGMNPNVSTYNTLMNGLCKEGRMGEAMDLFDDMKLKGFNPDVVTYSTLMNGLCEKGQMGEAIDLFDDMKLKSLNPDVITYNTLMNGLCKEGQMGEVMDLLDDMKLKGLNPDVSTYNTLMNGLCKEGQMGKAMDLFDDMKLKGFNSDVITYNTLMNGLCKEGRMGEAMDLFDDMKLKNINPNVSTYNTLMNGLCKEGRMGEAMDLFDDMKLKGFNPNVITFTTLMSGLCKEGRMGEAMDLFDDMKLKDINPNVFTYNTLMNGLCKEGQMGEVMDLLDDMKLKGLNPDVSTYNTLMNGLCEKGQIGETMDLFDDMKLKGLNPDVVTYNTLMNGLCEKGQIGETMDLFDDMKLKGLNPDVVTYNTLMNGLCENGQMGEAIDLFDDMKLKSLNPDVITYSALVNGFCKAGNFDEGKKLYDMMLEKGVEPDAFIYSSLLQFLCKMRRWEEASELFNVMSHRGIKQNRVIYNVLIDGLCKDGRPMDAMRLVDLMEENGEESDKITYTSLINEFCKSGMVTEALRVFERMTKGNNNKIDIVSYNSLAWGLCKNGKVDEAVRLVSLMLKDENRVEPNHQLLTALIYGLCKEGRLKKAMEIHREMNMREIFPLNILIHAHLKKGDVGEGMKLLKNGLEMGLVLDSYTYSALINGFCRLRMMNIAKGLLIHMTNRGILLATRHYNKLLEILCKEGSLEEAKSFFLAMSKTDSKPDVFSFNIIINATLRANDLQSAEQLFEEMLQMGVEPDVVIFSTLVNGFMKLGHWQAGKATFERMVACGYGPTAAVYDSLLNGFLAMGEKEEIIGLLRRMAAEGFRLDKEITDMLLDVSVPDVNP from the exons ATGGTTATTAGGAAGCAACTTTGCAGCAATTGCTATCTCTTGTTTCGTCCTCACACCAAATGCTTATCTTCAGCAACCGTAGAATCAAGTTTCAATGACATAGAAACCCAAATTAGATCATTATGTGATAAATCCAGTCCCCGACTCGAAGATGCTTTGCTCCTCTTTAATCAAGCAGTTGAAATCCACGGCCTGCCTTCTGAATCAACATGCGATTTTCTTTTACAAACATTTTCACAGTCGAGGAAGTATAACATGGTTATCAATGTCTACAATAAGATGAAGGGTATTCAAGTTTTTCGCAGTATCATATCATTGCAAGTTCTTATCAAGTTTTTCCTTCATTCAAATAAGCCCGATTTTTCTTTTGGAGTGTTGGGCACGATGGTGAAGTGTGGTTTTCAAGTTAACACATATTGtataaatgttgttttaaatGGACTTTGTCGAAATGGTGATACTTCAAGAGCTGTAAAGGTTTTCAATGAATGGTGCAGAGGGTCTGTATTGCCTGATGTGATTACTTTCAGCACTCTTATGAACGGGCTTTGTAAAGAGGGTCGAATGGGAGAAGCAATTGATTTGTTTGACGACATGAAGCTGAAGGGCATCAATCCGGATGTTATTACTTTCACAACTCTTATGAACGGGCTTTGTATAAATGATCGAATGAGAGAAGCAATGGATTTGTTTGATGACATGAG GTTGAAGGGCCTCAATCCGAATGTTCTTACTTACAACACTCTTATGAACGGACTTTGTAAAGAGGGTCGAATGGGAGAAGCAATGTATTTGTTTGATGACATGAAGTTGAAGGGCATGAATCCGAATGTTTCTACTTATAACACTCTTATGAACGGACTTTGTAAAGAGGGTCGAATGGGAGAAGCAATGTATTTGTTTGATGACATGAAGTTGAAGGGCATGAATCCGAATGTTTCTACTTATAACACTCTTATGAACGGGCTTTGTAAAGAGGGTCGAATGGGAGAAGCAATGGATTTGTTTGATGACATGAAGCTGAAGGGCTTCAATCCGGATGTTGTTACCTACAGCACTCTTATGAACGGGCTTTGTGAAAAGGGTCAAATGGGAGAAGCAATAGATTTGTTTGATGACATGAAGCTTAAGAGCCTCAATCCGGATGTTATTACTTACAACACTCTTATGAATGGGCTTTGTAAAGAGGGTCAAATGGGAGAAGTAATGGATTTGTTGGATGACATGAAGCTGAAGGGCCTCAATCCGGATGTTTCTACTTACAACACTCTTATGAATGGGCTTTGTAAAGAGGGTCAAATGGGAAAAGCAATGGATTTGTTTGATGACATGAAGCTGAAGGGCTTCAATTCGGATGTCATTACTTACAACACTCTTATGAACGGGCTTTGTAAAGAGGGTCGAATGGGAGAAGCAATGGATTTGTTTGATGACATGAAGCTGAAGAACATCAATCCGAATGTTTCTACTTACAACACTCTTATGAACGGGCTTTGTAAAGAGGGTCGAATGGGAGAAGCAATGGATTTGTTTGATGACATGAAGCTGAAGGGCTTCAATCCCAATGTGATTACTTTCACCACTCTTATGAGCGGGCTTTGTAAAGAGGGTCGAATGGGAGAAGCAATGGATTTGTTTGATGACATGAAGCTGAAGGACATCAATCCGAATGTTTTTACTTACAACACTCTTATGAATGGGCTTTGTAAAGAGGGTCAAATGGGAGAAGTAATGGATTTGTTGGATGACATGAAGCTGAAGGGCCTCAATCCGGATGTTTCTACTTACAACACTCTTATGAATGGGCTTTGTGAAAAGGGTCAAATTGGAGAAACAATGGATTTGTTTGATGACATGAAGCTGAAGGGCCTCAATCCAGATGTTGTTACCTACAACACTCTTATGAACGGGCTTTGTGAAAAGGGTCAAATTGGAGAAACAATGGATTTGTTTGATGATATGAAGCTGAAGGGCCTCAATCCAGATGTTGTTACCTACAACACTCTTATGAACGGGCTTTGTGAAAATGGTCAAATGGGAGAAGCAATAGATTTGTTTGATGACATGAAGCTTAAGAGCCTCAATCCGGATGTTATTACTTACAGTGCACTTGTAAATGGATTTTGCAAAGCTGGGAATTTCGACGAGGGAAAGAAACTTTACGATATGATGTTGGAAAAAGGAGTTGAACCGGACGCATTCATTTATTCAAGTTTATTACAGTTTCTTTGCAAAATGAGGCGATGGGAGGAAGCTAGCGAGTTATTCAATGTGATGTCACACCGAGGAATAAAACAGAATCGGGTAATCTATAACGTTTTAATCGATGGGCTGTGTAAAGATGGAAGGCCTATGGATGCCATGCGGTTAGTAGACTTAATGGAGGAGAATGGTGAAGAGTCAGACAAAATAACATATACTTCACTAATCAATGAATTTTGTAAATCTGGTATGGTTACCGAAGCTTTAAGAGTCTTTGAAAGAATGACTAAAgggaataataataaaatcgaCATTGTTTCTTACAATTCATTAGCTTGGGGGCTTTGCAAGAATGGGAAGGTTGATGAGGCGGTGAGGTTAGTATCTTTGATGTTGAAAGACGAGAATCGTGTAGAGCCAAATCATCAATTGTTAACAGCTTTAATTTACGGGCTATGTAAAGAAGGTCGTCTAAAGAAAGCGATGGAGATTCATCGTGAAATGAACATGAGAGAAATATTTCCTCTTAATATACTAATACATGCTCATTTGAAGAAAGGAGATGTTGGTGAAGGAATGAAGTTATTGAAGAATGGGCTTGAAATGGGATTAGTTCTGGATTCATACACTTATTCAGCGTTGATAAATGGATTCTGCCGATTGAGAATGATGAACATTGCGAAAGGTCTTTTGATTCACATGACGAATCGTGGAATTCTGCTTGCAACTCGTCATTACAACAAGTTACTAGAAATTCTCTGCAAAGAAGGTAGTTTGGAGGAGGCAAAAAGTTTCTTTTTAGCGATGAGCAAAACAGACAGTAAACCGGAtgttttctcttttaatatcataattaatgCAACTCTAAGAGCGAATGATCTACAATCGGCGGAACAATTATTCGAGGAAATGCTTCAAATGGGCGTGGAACCTGATGTTGTGATCTTTTCAACACTTGTAAATGGATTTATGAAATTAGGACATTGGCAGGCGGGAAAAGCCACCTTCGAGAGGATGGTGGCTTGCGGTTATGGTCCTACTGCTGCTGTATACGATTCTTTGCTAAACGGTTTTCTTGCGATGGGTGAAAAGGAAGAAATAATTGGTTTGCTTAGACGGATGGCAGCTGAGGGGTTTCGTCTTGACAAAGAAATTACTG ACATGCTACTGGACGTTTCTGTACCCGATGTTAATCCATGA
- the LOC124940256 gene encoding pentatricopeptide repeat-containing protein At1g63080, mitochondrial-like isoform X1, producing MVIRKQLCSNCYLLFRPHTKCLSSATVESSFNDIETQIRSLCDKSSPRLEDALLLFNQAVEIHGLPSESTCDFLLQTFSQSRKYNMVINVYNKMKGIQVFRSIISLQVLIKFFLHSNKPDFSFGVLGTMVKCGFQVNTYCINVVLNGLCRNGDTSRAVKVFNEWCRGSVLPDVITFSTLMNGLCKEGRMGEAIDLFDDMKLKGINPDVITFTTLMNGLCINDRMREAMDLFDDMRLKGLNPNVLTYNTLMNGLCINDRMREAMDLFDDMRLKGLNPNVLTYNTLMNGLCKEGRMGEAMYLFDDMKLKGMNPNVSTYNTLMNGLCKEGRMGEAMYLFDDMKLKGMNPNVSTYNTLMNGLCKEGRMGEAMDLFDDMKLKGFNPDVVTYSTLMNGLCEKGQMGEAIDLFDDMKLKSLNPDVITYNTLMNGLCKEGQMGEVMDLLDDMKLKGLNPDVSTYNTLMNGLCKEGQMGKAMDLFDDMKLKGFNSDVITYNTLMNGLCKEGRMGEAMDLFDDMKLKNINPNVSTYNTLMNGLCKEGRMGEAMDLFDDMKLKGFNPNVITFTTLMSGLCKEGRMGEAMDLFDDMKLKDINPNVFTYNTLMNGLCKEGQMGEVMDLLDDMKLKGLNPDVSTYNTLMNGLCEKGQIGETMDLFDDMKLKGLNPDVVTYNTLMNGLCEKGQIGETMDLFDDMKLKGLNPDVVTYNTLMNGLCENGQMGEAIDLFDDMKLKSLNPDVITYSALVNGFCKAGNFDEGKKLYDMMLEKGVEPDAFIYSSLLQFLCKMRRWEEASELFNVMSHRGIKQNRVIYNVLIDGLCKDGRPMDAMRLVDLMEENGEESDKITYTSLINEFCKSGMVTEALRVFERMTKGNNNKIDIVSYNSLAWGLCKNGKVDEAVRLVSLMLKDENRVEPNHQLLTALIYGLCKEGRLKKAMEIHREMNMREIFPLNILIHAHLKKGDVGEGMKLLKNGLEMGLVLDSYTYSALINGFCRLRMMNIAKGLLIHMTNRGILLATRHYNKLLEILCKEGSLEEAKSFFLAMSKTDSKPDVFSFNIIINATLRANDLQSAEQLFEEMLQMGVEPDVVIFSTLVNGFMKLGHWQAGKATFERMVACGYGPTAAVYDSLLNGFLAMGEKEEIIGLLRRMAAEGFRLDKEITDMLLDVSVPDVNP from the exons ATGGTTATTAGGAAGCAACTTTGCAGCAATTGCTATCTCTTGTTTCGTCCTCACACCAAATGCTTATCTTCAGCAACCGTAGAATCAAGTTTCAATGACATAGAAACCCAAATTAGATCATTATGTGATAAATCCAGTCCCCGACTCGAAGATGCTTTGCTCCTCTTTAATCAAGCAGTTGAAATCCACGGCCTGCCTTCTGAATCAACATGCGATTTTCTTTTACAAACATTTTCACAGTCGAGGAAGTATAACATGGTTATCAATGTCTACAATAAGATGAAGGGTATTCAAGTTTTTCGCAGTATCATATCATTGCAAGTTCTTATCAAGTTTTTCCTTCATTCAAATAAGCCCGATTTTTCTTTTGGAGTGTTGGGCACGATGGTGAAGTGTGGTTTTCAAGTTAACACATATTGtataaatgttgttttaaatGGACTTTGTCGAAATGGTGATACTTCAAGAGCTGTAAAGGTTTTCAATGAATGGTGCAGAGGGTCTGTATTGCCTGATGTGATTACTTTCAGCACTCTTATGAACGGGCTTTGTAAAGAGGGTCGAATGGGAGAAGCAATTGATTTGTTTGACGACATGAAGCTGAAGGGCATCAATCCGGATGTTATTACTTTCACAACTCTTATGAACGGGCTTTGTATAAATGATCGAATGAGAGAAGCAATGGATTTGTTTGATGACATGAGGTTGAAGGGCCTCAATCCGAATGTTCTTACTTACAACACTCTTATGAACGGGCTTTGTATAAATGATCGAATGAGAGAAGCAATGGATTTGTTTGATGACATGAGGTTGAAGGGCCTCAATCCGAATGTTCTTACTTACAACACTCTTATGAACGGACTTTGTAAAGAGGGTCGAATGGGAGAAGCAATGTATTTGTTTGATGACATGAAGTTGAAGGGCATGAATCCGAATGTTTCTACTTATAACACTCTTATGAACGGACTTTGTAAAGAGGGTCGAATGGGAGAAGCAATGTATTTGTTTGATGACATGAAGTTGAAGGGCATGAATCCGAATGTTTCTACTTATAACACTCTTATGAACGGGCTTTGTAAAGAGGGTCGAATGGGAGAAGCAATGGATTTGTTTGATGACATGAAGCTGAAGGGCTTCAATCCGGATGTTGTTACCTACAGCACTCTTATGAACGGGCTTTGTGAAAAGGGTCAAATGGGAGAAGCAATAGATTTGTTTGATGACATGAAGCTTAAGAGCCTCAATCCGGATGTTATTACTTACAACACTCTTATGAATGGGCTTTGTAAAGAGGGTCAAATGGGAGAAGTAATGGATTTGTTGGATGACATGAAGCTGAAGGGCCTCAATCCGGATGTTTCTACTTACAACACTCTTATGAATGGGCTTTGTAAAGAGGGTCAAATGGGAAAAGCAATGGATTTGTTTGATGACATGAAGCTGAAGGGCTTCAATTCGGATGTCATTACTTACAACACTCTTATGAACGGGCTTTGTAAAGAGGGTCGAATGGGAGAAGCAATGGATTTGTTTGATGACATGAAGCTGAAGAACATCAATCCGAATGTTTCTACTTACAACACTCTTATGAACGGGCTTTGTAAAGAGGGTCGAATGGGAGAAGCAATGGATTTGTTTGATGACATGAAGCTGAAGGGCTTCAATCCCAATGTGATTACTTTCACCACTCTTATGAGCGGGCTTTGTAAAGAGGGTCGAATGGGAGAAGCAATGGATTTGTTTGATGACATGAAGCTGAAGGACATCAATCCGAATGTTTTTACTTACAACACTCTTATGAATGGGCTTTGTAAAGAGGGTCAAATGGGAGAAGTAATGGATTTGTTGGATGACATGAAGCTGAAGGGCCTCAATCCGGATGTTTCTACTTACAACACTCTTATGAATGGGCTTTGTGAAAAGGGTCAAATTGGAGAAACAATGGATTTGTTTGATGACATGAAGCTGAAGGGCCTCAATCCAGATGTTGTTACCTACAACACTCTTATGAACGGGCTTTGTGAAAAGGGTCAAATTGGAGAAACAATGGATTTGTTTGATGATATGAAGCTGAAGGGCCTCAATCCAGATGTTGTTACCTACAACACTCTTATGAACGGGCTTTGTGAAAATGGTCAAATGGGAGAAGCAATAGATTTGTTTGATGACATGAAGCTTAAGAGCCTCAATCCGGATGTTATTACTTACAGTGCACTTGTAAATGGATTTTGCAAAGCTGGGAATTTCGACGAGGGAAAGAAACTTTACGATATGATGTTGGAAAAAGGAGTTGAACCGGACGCATTCATTTATTCAAGTTTATTACAGTTTCTTTGCAAAATGAGGCGATGGGAGGAAGCTAGCGAGTTATTCAATGTGATGTCACACCGAGGAATAAAACAGAATCGGGTAATCTATAACGTTTTAATCGATGGGCTGTGTAAAGATGGAAGGCCTATGGATGCCATGCGGTTAGTAGACTTAATGGAGGAGAATGGTGAAGAGTCAGACAAAATAACATATACTTCACTAATCAATGAATTTTGTAAATCTGGTATGGTTACCGAAGCTTTAAGAGTCTTTGAAAGAATGACTAAAgggaataataataaaatcgaCATTGTTTCTTACAATTCATTAGCTTGGGGGCTTTGCAAGAATGGGAAGGTTGATGAGGCGGTGAGGTTAGTATCTTTGATGTTGAAAGACGAGAATCGTGTAGAGCCAAATCATCAATTGTTAACAGCTTTAATTTACGGGCTATGTAAAGAAGGTCGTCTAAAGAAAGCGATGGAGATTCATCGTGAAATGAACATGAGAGAAATATTTCCTCTTAATATACTAATACATGCTCATTTGAAGAAAGGAGATGTTGGTGAAGGAATGAAGTTATTGAAGAATGGGCTTGAAATGGGATTAGTTCTGGATTCATACACTTATTCAGCGTTGATAAATGGATTCTGCCGATTGAGAATGATGAACATTGCGAAAGGTCTTTTGATTCACATGACGAATCGTGGAATTCTGCTTGCAACTCGTCATTACAACAAGTTACTAGAAATTCTCTGCAAAGAAGGTAGTTTGGAGGAGGCAAAAAGTTTCTTTTTAGCGATGAGCAAAACAGACAGTAAACCGGAtgttttctcttttaatatcataattaatgCAACTCTAAGAGCGAATGATCTACAATCGGCGGAACAATTATTCGAGGAAATGCTTCAAATGGGCGTGGAACCTGATGTTGTGATCTTTTCAACACTTGTAAATGGATTTATGAAATTAGGACATTGGCAGGCGGGAAAAGCCACCTTCGAGAGGATGGTGGCTTGCGGTTATGGTCCTACTGCTGCTGTATACGATTCTTTGCTAAACGGTTTTCTTGCGATGGGTGAAAAGGAAGAAATAATTGGTTTGCTTAGACGGATGGCAGCTGAGGGGTTTCGTCTTGACAAAGAAATTACTG ACATGCTACTGGACGTTTCTGTACCCGATGTTAATCCATGA
- the LOC124939429 gene encoding AP-3 complex subunit sigma-like, with protein MNDQGKPRLVKFYDYHVSVLHLHFGSNEIQNVDLDVEVDIILPLLQDAMLVCKTFATLLTVLQVHAIIDEIVLGGQVLETDSSYVYVVKVVQEITRLEKAANSISLVPKSIMPGREDSSSNSTIFDHNLLLEFLVLLE; from the exons ATGAATGATCAAGGCAAGCCTCGTCTGGTCAAATTCTACGATTATCATGTTAGTGTATTACATCTTCATTTTGGTAGCAATGAGATCCAAAATGTTGATTTGGATGTAGAGGTTGATATTATACTCCCATTATTGCAGGATGCTATGCTTGTCTGCAAGACCTTTGCAACACT gCTTACTGTTTTACAGGTGCATGCTATTATAGATGAAATTGTGTTGGGAGGTCAAGTTTTGGAGACAGATTCTTCCTATGTATATGTAGTGAAGGTTGTACAAGAAATAACTAG GTTGGAGAAGGCTGCAAATTCAATATCACTAGTTCCAAAATCAATAATGCCTGGCAGGGAAGATAGTTCATCCAATTCTACCATCTTTGATCATAATCTTTTACTAGAATTTCTTGTTCTTCTGGAATGA